From Primulina tabacum isolate GXHZ01 chromosome 2, ASM2559414v2, whole genome shotgun sequence, one genomic window encodes:
- the LOC142527653 gene encoding protein VAPYRIN-like isoform X1, protein MDRLVSLEPSNTVAIKIEQGHKCSGSISLRNVMHTMPVAFRIQPLNKTRYTVVPHSGIILPLTTLTLEITYHLSPNSSLPYRYPHCDDSFILQSVVAPGAGVKNPTSTYDSVPNDWFTNKKKQVYSDSGIKIMFVGSMVLSSLVAKGCMDEIREVLEKSDPNSRAADSVDSEGSSLLHLAIAQSRPDLVQLLLEFEPDIEATDRTGSSPVEAASASGEELIVELLLAHKASPERSEFSTWGPIHLAAGNGHVQVLRHLLFKGANPNSLTKHGNTALHLAVEEKRKDCARLLLANAARCDIRNTSDGDTPLHIASTLGDEKLVKLLLHKGANKDIRNKQRKTAYDLAVENGHSKLFNDLKLADKLCTAARKGELRMIHKLLENGASIHGRDQNGWTALHRASFKGRIDVTRVLIERGIEVNAKDEDGYTALHCAAESGQAEVIELLVKRGADVEAKTNKGVTAVQIAESLNYTGIIRILVQGGAAKDGVSQLKNKQNSVAFGKGISSREMDGGGVKKNPNHSTRARRSSFDHYAPLAVV, encoded by the coding sequence ATGGACAGGCTAGTAAGCTTGGAGCCATCCAACACTGTGGCGATCAAAATAGAACAGGGGCATAAATGCTCCGGTTCGATCAGTTTACGCAATGTTATGCACACCATGCCTGTTGCATTTCGCATCCAACCGTTGAACAAGACACGGTACACAGTTGTCCCGCACTCCGGGATCATACTACCTCTGACCACACTCACACTTGAAATCACTTACCATCTTTCCCCGAATTCTTCGCTACCATACCGGTACCCGCATTGTGATGATTCGTTCATTTTGCAAAGTGTGGTGGCTCCCGGAGCAGGTGTCAAGAATCCAACATCGACTTATGATTCGGTTCCGAACGATTGGTTCACTAACAAGAAGAAGCAGGTGTATTCTGATAGTGGGATCAAGATCATGTTTGTTGGATCGATGGTTTTGAGCAGTTTGGTAGCTAAAGGTTGTATGGATGAAATCAGGGAGGTTCTTGAAAAGAGTGACCCGAATTCGAGAGCTGCTGATTCTGTTGATTCTGAGGGAAGTTCTTTGTTACACTTGGCTATTGCTCAGAGTAGGCCTGATTTGGTCCAGTTGTTGCTTGAATTCGAGCCAGATATCGAGGCTACTGACAGAACCGGATCGAGCCCAGTCGAGGCGGCTTCTGCCTCGGGGGAAGAACTGATAGTTGAGCTACTCTTGGCTCACAAAGCCAGCCCGGAAAGATCAGAATTTTCCACTTGGGGTCCAATCCATCTTGCTGCGGGGAATGGCCATGTTCAAGTTCTCAGGCATCTTTTATTCAAAGGTGCTAATCCGAATTCGCTTACGAAACACGGAAACACTGCACTGCACTTAGCCGtcgaagagaaaagaaaagacTGTGCCCGGCTGCTGCTCGCCAATGCCGCTAGATGCGATATTCGAAACACAAGTGATGGTGACACACCTCTGCACATAGCCTCCACCTTAGGAGATGAGAAACTGGTGAAACTTTTGCTCCACAAAGGGGCGAATAAAGATATAAGGAACAAACAACGGAAGACGGCCTACGATCTTGCTGTTGAAAACGGGCACTCAAAGCTATTTAACGACTTAAAACTCGCCGACAAACTATGTACGGCAGCGAGGAAGGGAGAGCTGAGGATGATCCATAAGCTTCTTGAGAACGGGGCATCGATTCACGGGAGGGACCAGAACGGCTGGACCGCACTTCACCGTGCCTCATTTAAGGGACGTATCGATGTGACACGAGTATTAATCGAAAGGGGCATCGAGGTTAATGCAAAAGATGAAGATGGATACACGGCGTTGCACTGTGCTGCAGAGTCGGGCCAGGCGGAAGTGATCGAATTGCTCGTAAAGAGAGGAGCTGACGTTGAAGCAAAAACCAATAAAGGTGTTACAGCCGTTCAAATTGCTGAATCTTTAAACTATACAGGGATTATTAGGATTCTCGTACAGGGAGGAGCTGCAAAAGATGGCGTTTCACAGCttaaaaataagcaaaattcaGTGGCATTTGGTAAGGGGATTTCTAGCAGAGAAATGGACGGTGGTGGTGTTAAGAAAAATCCGAATCATAGCACAAGAGCTCGTCGGAGTAGCTTCGATCACTACGCTCCATTAGCCGTGGTCTGA
- the LOC142527653 gene encoding protein VAPYRIN-like isoform X2 translates to MDRLVSLEPSNTVAIKIEQGHKCSGSISLRNVMHTMPVAFRIQPLNKTRVVAPGAGVKNPTSTYDSVPNDWFTNKKKQVYSDSGIKIMFVGSMVLSSLVAKGCMDEIREVLEKSDPNSRAADSVDSEGSSLLHLAIAQSRPDLVQLLLEFEPDIEATDRTGSSPVEAASASGEELIVELLLAHKASPERSEFSTWGPIHLAAGNGHVQVLRHLLFKGANPNSLTKHGNTALHLAVEEKRKDCARLLLANAARCDIRNTSDGDTPLHIASTLGDEKLVKLLLHKGANKDIRNKQRKTAYDLAVENGHSKLFNDLKLADKLCTAARKGELRMIHKLLENGASIHGRDQNGWTALHRASFKGRIDVTRVLIERGIEVNAKDEDGYTALHCAAESGQAEVIELLVKRGADVEAKTNKGVTAVQIAESLNYTGIIRILVQGGAAKDGVSQLKNKQNSVAFGKGISSREMDGGGVKKNPNHSTRARRSSFDHYAPLAVV, encoded by the exons ATGGACAGGCTAGTAAGCTTGGAGCCATCCAACACTGTGGCGATCAAAATAGAACAGGGGCATAAATGCTCCGGTTCGATCAGTTTACGCAATGTTATGCACACCATGCCTGTTGCATTTCGCATCCAACCGTTGAACAAGACACG TGTGGTGGCTCCCGGAGCAGGTGTCAAGAATCCAACATCGACTTATGATTCGGTTCCGAACGATTGGTTCACTAACAAGAAGAAGCAGGTGTATTCTGATAGTGGGATCAAGATCATGTTTGTTGGATCGATGGTTTTGAGCAGTTTGGTAGCTAAAGGTTGTATGGATGAAATCAGGGAGGTTCTTGAAAAGAGTGACCCGAATTCGAGAGCTGCTGATTCTGTTGATTCTGAGGGAAGTTCTTTGTTACACTTGGCTATTGCTCAGAGTAGGCCTGATTTGGTCCAGTTGTTGCTTGAATTCGAGCCAGATATCGAGGCTACTGACAGAACCGGATCGAGCCCAGTCGAGGCGGCTTCTGCCTCGGGGGAAGAACTGATAGTTGAGCTACTCTTGGCTCACAAAGCCAGCCCGGAAAGATCAGAATTTTCCACTTGGGGTCCAATCCATCTTGCTGCGGGGAATGGCCATGTTCAAGTTCTCAGGCATCTTTTATTCAAAGGTGCTAATCCGAATTCGCTTACGAAACACGGAAACACTGCACTGCACTTAGCCGtcgaagagaaaagaaaagacTGTGCCCGGCTGCTGCTCGCCAATGCCGCTAGATGCGATATTCGAAACACAAGTGATGGTGACACACCTCTGCACATAGCCTCCACCTTAGGAGATGAGAAACTGGTGAAACTTTTGCTCCACAAAGGGGCGAATAAAGATATAAGGAACAAACAACGGAAGACGGCCTACGATCTTGCTGTTGAAAACGGGCACTCAAAGCTATTTAACGACTTAAAACTCGCCGACAAACTATGTACGGCAGCGAGGAAGGGAGAGCTGAGGATGATCCATAAGCTTCTTGAGAACGGGGCATCGATTCACGGGAGGGACCAGAACGGCTGGACCGCACTTCACCGTGCCTCATTTAAGGGACGTATCGATGTGACACGAGTATTAATCGAAAGGGGCATCGAGGTTAATGCAAAAGATGAAGATGGATACACGGCGTTGCACTGTGCTGCAGAGTCGGGCCAGGCGGAAGTGATCGAATTGCTCGTAAAGAGAGGAGCTGACGTTGAAGCAAAAACCAATAAAGGTGTTACAGCCGTTCAAATTGCTGAATCTTTAAACTATACAGGGATTATTAGGATTCTCGTACAGGGAGGAGCTGCAAAAGATGGCGTTTCACAGCttaaaaataagcaaaattcaGTGGCATTTGGTAAGGGGATTTCTAGCAGAGAAATGGACGGTGGTGGTGTTAAGAAAAATCCGAATCATAGCACAAGAGCTCGTCGGAGTAGCTTCGATCACTACGCTCCATTAGCCGTGGTCTGA